The nucleotide sequence TCTCTCTTATCATTACTTGCTGCATATAACCACATCCATGTTCACTCAGGGAACTAATTGCATCAATGGTTATGGGAATTTAGCAGTGGTTATTCCACTGGTTGGTTCTACTAATCCACTGTTTTGAAGTTGAATTTGAATTTAGAAAGTAGGTTTTGGTGGAAGGAGGAGAACTGGAGTAGCCTCAGATGGACACTCTGGGAAAGGACAAAAAGTaacacaacaaacaaaaccCACAAGGGATACAAGGCGTGAGAATCAGCAATGAAAGCCAAGCAATCTCACCTTTGCACCATCCCTGCTCCTCATGCTACGTCTATATAAATTGTAGGCAAAGCAAATAAAGGAATGGTTTCTCTGTACCTTTTACACTTGGTTTAACTAGTTTTTCAAGCCGAACAGCCTCAGGATTCTTCAGCAAGAGCTCAGCAGGTTCACCAAGGCCCAGCTGACGTGATCTCTCAGCATGTGTTCCCTTCTGACTTTGCTTATATGGTGCATACTAGCCAATTGGAGGAAATAAAGACACAAAATAataagtttaatttgtttttcctgaAGCATTTCAACTGGCCACAAAAGTCAAGTacttgaatctgattggctgatggCACACTTGTAAAAGGTCCAATTTTTACAGTACAGACCATGTTccagaatttttttatctttcactcaTAGAAAAAAGCgaatcaactgaaaaaaattaataataacttACTCTGCCGTCTGGGTTGGTCCATATGGTAGAAAAGTGTGCCCCTGGTCTTAAATACAACCCTCAGTCTTCAGCCTTAGAACCATACTCAAGACCTCAGGACAGTTTTGTTCCCATATGGACCTCCCCATTGGTAAATGAATATATGTACTGTGACATGCAAAAGCCAGTGCCTAAGAAATCCTCAGTTCTTAGCagatttatttaattcaatcaacaaaaaacttcatatctttcttttaaaaagcaCTCTGCCAAACTTGTGCTCTTCCCAgttgaaatttcttattttgcatATATCACTTCCTCTGAAACAGTGACAAAACAAGGGgcatccattttaaaatttagcgCCCCTGCTACAATCACCTCAGGTGAAGtgattaaagtaaaaaatggcagaaaaacAGAGTATGCGCAGTTCCCCAATTACATGAgcaattataataaataaaattaaaagaaatgagttcaaaattaaaatatccTACATCCTTTTATGGTGAAGCACTCTGTATCAAGCGATGTACTATATGATAGGTCAATGAACCACTTTCTTATCTTTTACTTTATATTAGCAACAATAGCATGTCATCCATTATACCCCTGTTTCCATATAAGAAAATGTGCAGCCTAAAGTTTGACAATGGATAGTTATGTCTAATATGAAGCCTTGATTAATAATTCGATCTTAGTATTTTCAGCAGCAAAATTGTAGCTTCTCACTGAATAACAAGAAATCATTCCAGATTGTACACTGAATGGATGTACCTTTTGATCCattgaaataaatcacaaaGGTTACTGAACCTTAGAATGGACTAAAATTTCTGTATTGTAACCACTCCCATTCTCTTTTGCCTGTCTGCACAAAGTCCTCTATGCCTTTGAATATTAAGTGGTCTCTGTCCCTTCTCTCTTTACCCTGCACTCCCAGACATGATTTACATTTGaattctccctataacatcacACATTATCccacaaacaggtaatgagagtactcaaactcatcagcaGGTTCCTATCGGGATTTAACACAAGAAtcttgtgactaatttacatggaaatgtgttAACAATAAggagctagaggggagaataaacaatcatatcttaaagagttaaccctttaactccaaagatctcattagtaattctccttactgtctgccaaagAATTCtaattatgttagtttggagaatttgatagtggatcaattagtaattccacaattgatatttttcttgattctcatcacttgtctataTGATATTGTAGAGGTAtagtagggagaaattctgttgtGGTCAGTCAccagagttaaagggttaactaacaACACAAAAATGCTGGCTCATTGTAAAGTTTTGATAACTTATGTGGTCAAGTTTAATTACCACTTCATCCACTTCTTCCATGGTAACAGCATTGTCAAGAGACCTCTTGATGTCTGGTGTAAGTTTGTTACCGATCTTCTTCATAACTGACTTAGCATGCTCCCTGATGGATCTGCAAATTAATTTGATCCAGTCACCTGGTGTTAAAATTAAAAGCTTGTGCAAGAAGTTGAACAACTGACATGACTAAACCAAAAGCAGAAATTGATGGGCTGACATCCCAGATTTACATTTAGGTCAAACTTTCAGCAGGATCATGCCTCACAATAAGGTCATGAGGATTAAGAACATGATCAATTACTAAaaagttctttattttaaaaaaaagtattcttgTTGACACTTGTCAGCATCCTAAGCAGTGCATTGGGAACACTGTGGAGAATATGTTCATACTTATGTTTAGGCGTGGAGGGTTAATAAAGCTTGCAGCATACCATGCCCTGATCAAAAACTATTGCACTCTTCATAGGTGGGGGTTTTATTCCAGACCCAATCCTTgcaccaccccccccccccccttcccacccTTTCCTCCCACTTCCCACTCCCCAGCCCTTCGAGACGTTCTGCACCACGTGGACTTATGCAAGACTGCTGTGTGACTACTCTCGTATGGTGAAGCCAAAACGCAAACAAAAAAGCTAAATTAAGATATTCACTTACTTAGACAGTTCATATTGCGCTTTTATTTGCCTCAGTATAGTAGGATCCAGTCCTCCTGTTTCTTCTTTGCGATATCGAGCTATGAATGGTACTGTGTTGTCACTATCGAGTAAACTAATTACTCTGCCAATGGTATTCACATCCAGTTGCAGGTTCTCTGCTAACACTGAAGCAGCTGTTCTGGATTTAAGGAGACTTTCATTGGCCATTATGGATGTTTGCTTCTCTCTGCCCATCGTGTTTTCTCTCCGCTTCTTTTCAGTTCCCTTTAATTTTGCCGCCATGGTCAGTGATTGCACAGCGGTTGTACATTCGGCTCAGAAAGCAGAATTGTTGTCATGCAAGACCACAAGTTATGTCTTCTACACTGGTTCGTGCTCAGCGCTTTTtatcctttctttctttcttttcttttcttttttctttttttttttttttttaattaaaaaagtattcaaacaaaaatgacaaacaaaacaaacggtAGAATTCTACATCAAATAAAGAGCAGAGGAAATGTAACATGGCATAACTGAGCTTAGGAACTGCTGTTAAACAGGCTGATTTTCCAACAAAATTTATAGTAGCGGCAGTGTCCCTTCACTTTCGACAAATATAGTTGCCAATTAACTTCAGCAATTAATATTTTGATCAGTTTCCTTCTATTTTCATCtctagttttgaaaattatgattTCTGTCCgtgtgaaataaaagaaaaaagccgTAGCGACACAACGAAAGTCGACAAAATAGAGTTAAAACGGCCGGGAGTAACAAGGCGGCTACGGACTAAAGGTAGGGAGAGTTAACACGTTCTAATTCTTGATTTTACtatcattttcagttttactttcttttttttcttattatatTATtgctattactactattattatttttaattcttttttttaagtcgtCATACTACAGAGAAGCTTCGGCAGCATACCGACTCCAGATACGCCTTTAGACTTTTTTCGTTTGCAGCAAAGATCAATTTTCGCTAAATCACAGTCAAAGAGTGTCAAAGTCTACTGTGTCACTAACTCATCTCAAGGAATAGAGGAAAATGCTTCGGTTTAATAGGGCATAAAACCTTTATACAGggcgtattttttttttcatacactCGGTTCTATTTCTACACGAGGTGGAGAGTAGTGCATCCTCAGAGACTCAAAGGTTGTTCGTCGATTTCTAGTCAGCCCAAACTGAGTTTGAGTTGATTCTGCTTACAAATTTGGAGGCTTCTCAAGTGAGTTTTGAACATCGACTTAAatgaggagaaattaagaaTTGTGCCACCACATTTCAGTGTCTAAGAAGTATAATATAAAACGATATATTGATAATACAATGTATTTATTAGACAGAGTTCAAGAAAACAATCTTTTAGGGGTAGAAAATCAAAAGTCTCAAAATGGTAGAACATCAGCAGAAGTGACGTGTAGTATGAATAAATTCCTTTTCTAGAAATTAGCatataaaaaacataaaaatgtagtttaattaaaatgatatatcAAAAGCTCAAGAATATCATCAATGTTAACCTAACCTATAAATCGATCTATCCGTTTATAGTCTGTTGCTTTGATTTTATCactcattcatttttttttctttcttttcctagtgtcaaataaataaatatcgaTACATCATGgtgtaaaaagcaaaaattttgcagtgctaaaatgtaaaatgttccTCTAGTTAAGAAAGGCGTGACAGTTAACAAAATCTTATTGGGCTCTTCATGTTGTCTATCACCCATGACCTAACAATGCAACTAGTATTTTCTTGAGTTCTTCTCAAATTCCTTGACCATATCACTCAATTTGTGCATAGCCTCGTAAATGCCCTCACCATTTTTAGCGCAGGCTTCTTGCACATGCCATGGGTTTGCCTTATGCTGCAACAGAGCCAACTGCTGAGCCAACTCGTGCGACCTAAGCGCTCGTGGAAGATCCTGTTTGTTACCAATGACGACCACAGGTACTCCCTCCATCTCTGGACTGTCGAGAACTGCGAAGAGCTCTCGCCTGGCTTCGTTGATTCTTTCCAGATCAGAGCTATCTACGACATAGATTAACCCTTGGGTGTTCTGGAAATAGTGGCGCCAAAGTGGTCGGATCTTCTCCTGGCCACCGACATCCCAGACCGTGAAGGTAAGTCCCTTGCAGGGTGAAACAGTTTCTACGTTAAATCCAATGGTAGGAATCGTTGACACCGTCTCGTTCAACTTGAGTTTGTATAATATCGTGGTCTTTCCAGATGCATCCAATCCAACCATGAGAATGCGCGCCTCACGATGGGAGAAAGAACGGTAGAGCTCACTCATTCGACTGAAAAATTGAGAAAGTGTGATTCCCATGACTGCGTTGTGGTTTCGTCTTTTACCAGGTTTTGTTTGGCGATACTGAACAACACTACTAAAATACGGCGCTTTTATGTTCATAGAGTGCTGTAACTGGAAACATAATTTCTGAATACCCAGTCAGTGCCAACGTGGCTTATTTTGACAGCTCAGATGAGCCGCTAAAAATAGACCCATCGCCAACAGCTTCCTTATGAGCCTCGTTATCAAACGTTCTTGCCCAGTCATCTCGCGGTTGAGGTATTTGTTAATATGGCAGTCCAAGGCTAAGAGCAACGAGATTTGCGAACTAGACTATCCGAAAAAGTCACAAAAGCGATGGAATCGACCCACAAAGCTACGGAAAAAGTTGAAGAAGTATTCAGGTTCCTTTTGGGGACTCCATTGGATGACGTGAAGTGGAAGAAGATTTCAAAATCGTTTTGGTTTCTTACGAGCTGTAATGGTATATTTTTCTTAGTGCGATCGAAATGCGTTTCTTAATCTTTAAGAATTTAACGGAGGGTCCTCTGACTGCTGTGCTTGATcgtaacttttttttgtttattctttagATTAATTTAACTAGGACATTTGGAATGAATGGATAGCGGTCGTGTCAAGTCAGCCGCGATCTTTCACAATGTTAGAGTTGTTGAACGAAATGTTTATGGTctagcaaacaaaacaaaaaagatgacACATTCCCTCGAATACCTCTTGGAATTTAaatcggttaaaaaaaaatctttgcttTCATCGACTGTATAGATTGATCGGATTGATGtgtccgaaaaaaaaaacacattaatcCCGATAACACATTTCAATCAACTCATCATTCAGTGTATTTCACTCTGTTTATGGCTGCCTTACTCGATAGAAAATTAATCTATGTATTGTTACACttataaatatttccttgtgcCTTTTCATTCTAGGTCCAGATAATTCCTTCAATTCAAAGATACTAAATAGAGTTGTACAtactttaattgtttttcattgGTGCCATgcatcaaattttcttttcaaagagtcTTAGGAGAGTAACAATGGAATAGATGTGCTTTCAGATATAAACATGTTTTGAACCAATTCTGGTTCAAAGAATTACTTAAAAACACATCAAAGGCAATAAGTGTCaattaatgaattaaataaaatgaaggTAAGAgtactgataataataacaataatgatgatgataatattaatagtgatattaatattaataataaagataatagtATAAAAGATTGTGATGAGGAAAGGGCATGAATTCCATCTCAATATTGCATGGTTTTTCAAATTGTGTATAGTGAGCTGTATGAAAAGGATTCACGTTGAAGgatgtttttatgttttttactttatttatttatttttttattcattttttccacATTGCTTGTCTTTTTTCgcaatttgccttttatttctCCATCTATTTACTCTTTTGTAGAGTCTGAAGtctgaaaataattaaactgaAAGGTAATCTAAAATTGGTTACTTTCTTAGTAT is from Pocillopora verrucosa isolate sample1 chromosome 7, ASM3666991v2, whole genome shotgun sequence and encodes:
- the LOC131792408 gene encoding uncharacterized protein, with the translated sequence MNIKAPYFSSVVQYRQTKPGKRRNHNAVMGITLSQFFSRMSELYRSFSHREARILMVGLDASGKTTILYKLKLNETVSTIPTIGFNVETVSPCKGLTFTVWDVGGQEKIRPLWRHYFQNTQGLIYVVDSSDLERINEARRELFAVLDSPEMEGVPVVVIGNKQDLPRALRSHELAQQLALLQHKANPWHVQEACAKNGEGIYEAMHKLSDMVKEFEKNSRKY